One stretch of Harmonia axyridis chromosome 1, icHarAxyr1.1, whole genome shotgun sequence DNA includes these proteins:
- the LOC123688695 gene encoding uncharacterized protein LOC123688695, whose translation MAFCIVEFRDNENDANSVAAIHSSWLTPLKREAFWPPFKEQHRFDKALRSGESVDTSRWQLCSVSRIFYTTDDLLKARQKLKVAELSSNLESDELDGEDFSRSKRRKKVAKKLYVSSDDESGQSEDNENTLTRPPAIKSKKVFNKKIQDSELFPVSQFPNEYTQLSQASLGRQSLHQSSSTLLKSPNSSAPSLGSRVDCISTPVFEQYTFS comes from the exons ATGGCGTTCTGTATCGTGGAATTTCGTGATAATGAAAATGACGCCAATTCAGTGGCGGCAATACATAGTTCGTGGCTTACACCACTGAAAAGAGAAGCTTTCTGGCCGCCTTTTAAAGAGCAACACCGGTTTGATAAAGCCTTGCGATCTGGCGAAAGTGTAGACACGAGTAGGTGGCAGTTATGCTCAGTATCGCGAATTTTTTATACAACTG ATGATCTGCTCAAAGCAAGGCAAAAGTTAAAAGTAGCAGAATTATCTTCCAATTTAGAAAGTGATGAATTGGATGGGGAAGATTTTAGTCGAtcgaaaagaagaaagaaagttgcaaaaaaactttatgttaGTTCTGATGACGAAAGTGGTCAATcagaagataatgaaaatacttTAACAAGGCCTCCAGCCATCAAAAGCAAGAAGGTGTTCAACAAGAAAATACAAGATTCTGAACTATTCCCAGTATCACAATTTCCTAATG AATATACTCAGTTATCGCAAGCATCACTAGGACGTCAATCATTGCACCAGAGTTCTAGTACGTTGTTGAAGTCGCCCAATTCTTCTGCACCATCTCTTGGAAGCAGAGTGGATTGCATCTCTACACCGGTTTTTGAACAGTACACCTTCAGCTAG
- the LOC123688170 gene encoding uncharacterized protein LOC123688170 produces MSDSEFSLTPPELIEAAQEASRKLLPAKSRKIYETAYSRFMDWKMKKKCSSFSETVLLAYFSELAQQQKPSTVWSNYSMIKSLLRSNNNVDISKYFKLITFLKQNGKGYTPKKAAIFTSTQISDFLNNAPDEVYLMAKVVVVFGIAGACRICEISQVTLDDIEDSGKLLIVKLKQTKNDVNRRFVVTEEYIKYYRMYIALRPAAAKDRRLFYAYRNGKCINQVVGKNQFYKVIHFEDRLLHF; encoded by the exons atgtctgattccgagttttctctgactccaccGGAGTTGATAGAAGCCGCGCAAGaagcgtcacgaaaattattgccagctaaatcaCGGAAAATatacgaaaccgcgtattcaagatttatggattggaaaatgaaaaagaaatgcaGTTCattctcggagacagtgttattggcttacTTTTCGGAactggcacaacaacaaaagccatcaacagtgtggtcgaattattcaatgattaaaaGTTTGTTACGATCCAATAATAATgtagacatttcaaaatatttcaaactaattacatttctgaaacaaaatgggAAAGGATACACGCCCAAGAAAGCTGCGATTTTTACGAGTACGCAAATTagtgattttttaaataatgcaCCGGATGAAGTTTATTTAATGGCCAAGGTTGTTGTTGTATTTGGGATTGCAGGTGCTTGTCGAATTTGTGAAATCAGCCAGGTAACATTGGATGATATTGAAGATTCGGGAAAGTTATTAATTGTGAAACTGAAGCAAACAAAGAATGATGTAAACAGAAGATTCGTAGTTACTGAAGAATATATCAAGTATTACCGAATGTACATAGCCCTTCGTCCAGCAGCAGCAAAAGATCGCCGCCTGTTTTATGCATATCGCAATGGAAAATGTATCAATCAGGTTGTGGGTAAAAATCAGTTTTATAAG GTCATTCATTTCGAAGATCGTCTGCTACACTTTTAG
- the LOC123670845 gene encoding uncharacterized protein LOC123670845 yields the protein MNYVLIVFVLFLLFFLFCFRENLEDLEIISQTEMKCVWSAQKHLTNEKYKAVPIKDMPCFQNKIEQCELEVDDDKMYNFFISQLPESAISKHSIGRRSFSNKILKKKVGPENNDVLAILDNACQSVIMLETSIVPVTNENECCKILYSELFSEVSDTIISICQHSQEWHEQRKYRVTGSRIYELYTYSKTGWDNKASRYFYGKGFSNKFTKHGVKYEGDAKEAFIAQTSLQVVDCGMVVSHSNPWLGYSPVGVIFEDNRPVALLEVDCLYEGSTRTINEVLQNTKFIGKTGNKYFLKEKQKYYGQIQLGMALLNNITQTHGRMQEPQRNEKD from the exons ATGAATTATGTGCTTATTGTCTTTGTTCTTTTTCtgctgttttttttgttttgttttaggGAAAATCTTGAAGATCTTGAGATAATTTCTCAAACAGAAATGAAATGTGTTTGGTCAGCTCAAAAACACCTaacgaatgaaaaatataaagctGTTCCTATAAAAGACATGCCgtgttttcaaaataaaattgagcaATGTGAGTTGGAAGTAGATGATGATAAgatgtataattttttcatcagcCAATTACCTGAATCTGCAATTTCTAAACATAG CATTGGAAGACGAAGTTTCAGTaacaaaattctgaaaaaaaaagttggaccTGAAAATAATGATGTTCTAGCAATTTTGGACAATGCATGTCAGTCTGTTATCATGTTGGAAACTTCAATTGTACCAGTCACTAATGAAAATGAGTGTTGTAAGATATTGTATTCAGAACTGTTCAGTGAGGTTTCTGATACAATAATCAGCATTTGCCAACATTCTCAAGAGTGGCATGAACAGAGGAAATATAGAGTAACAG GTTCACGAATATATGAGTTATATACATACTCCAAAACTGGGTGGGATAACAAAGCGTCTAGGTATTTTTATGGTAAAGGCTTCAGTAATAAGTTCACCAAACATGGAGTCAAGTACGAAGGTGATGCTAAAGAGGCTTTTATTGCGCAAACATCCTTACAAGTTGTGGATTGTGGTATGGTTGTTTCACACTCAAATCCATGGCTGGGTTATTCTCCAGTTGGTGTCATTTTTGAGGACAACAGGCCTGTTGCTCTACTGGAGGTGGACTGTTTATATGAAG gttCTACCAGGACCATAAATGAAGTGCTGCAAAACACGAAATTCATTGGAAAAAcaggaaataaatattttttaaaagaaAAACAGAAATATTATGGTCAAATTCAGTTGGGCATGGCATTATTGAAT aatatcacacaaacaCACGGCAGAATGCAagaacctcagaggaatgaaaaggactga